Proteins encoded in a region of the Vicia villosa cultivar HV-30 ecotype Madison, WI linkage group LG5, Vvil1.0, whole genome shotgun sequence genome:
- the LOC131604758 gene encoding uncharacterized protein LOC131604758, with the protein MSYPPQQNRFQGPPRKFDPLPTSRSEILKYLVIERLVELRPMPPPIPEKATPNFRPNERCEFHANSPGHTLEKCWAFRHKVQDLIESGAIAFDKPNVKTNPMPRHDGTVNAIEVVTEQELVQQRSSPIDALKRYLLARGFILEHNEAFKDTLQRLVDQGIIQLKEHPEEEYVAMLERNEPLIIPSPGARKTLIIPCAKAPLMIPTQVHTRIIPIRDPYPVDKMKAVPWEYDSSSNTKVTSIVGPGGMTRSGRIFNAAKPNENLAQASNQATVVPTEEGTAKDKEVVNKDAEEFLALIKKSDYRVVDQLHQTPSKISLLSLLVHSEKHRDALMKILNAAHVTKDITVNQFDGMVANLTAGACLSFNDHELPPQGKEHNKALHISIQCGKAHLSRFLIDTGSSLNVINFRPDLFRPLPCCMNLRKILRQRLQLQCMLPFPS; encoded by the coding sequence ATGTCTTACCCGCCTCAACAAAACAGGTTCCAAGGTCCTCCAAGGAAATTCGATCCTTTGCCTACTTCCAGAAGTGAAATACTGAAATATCTGGTAATTGAGCGATTGGTAGAACTTAGACCTATGCCACCTCCGATTCCTGAAAAAGCTACACCCAATTTCAGACccaatgaaaggtgtgaatttcacgccaattctcctggaCACACGTTAGAAAAATGCTGGGCTTTCAggcacaaggttcaagacctgatcgaGTCTGGGGCAATTGCTTTCGACAAACCTAATGTGAAGACAAATCCCATGCCTCGTCACGATGGCACAGTCAATGCAATCGAGGTCGTCACTGAGCAAGAGTTAGTTCAACAACGGAGTTCCCCaatagatgcccttaagaggtatctactcgCAAGGGGGttcatcctagaacataacgaggcTTTTAAGGACACCCTGCAGAGACTCGTGGACCAAGGGATAATTCAGTTGAAAGAACACCCCGAGGAGGAGTATGTGGCCATGCTGGAGAGGAACGAGCCATTAATAATACCTAGTCCAGGAGCAAGGAAGACATTAATCATCCCCTGCGCCAAGGCACCATTGATGATACCCACGCAAGTACACACTaggatcatcccaatcagagaTCCATATCCGGTGGACAAAATGAAAGCGGTCCCTTGGGAATATGATTCTAGTAGTAATACAAAAGTAACAAGCATCGTGGGGCCTGGAGGTATGACTCGTAGTGGTCGCATATTCAATGCTGCGAAACCGAATGAGAACTTAGCACAAGCCAGTAATCAAGCTACTGTGGTTCCGACAGAAGAAGGCACAGCCAAGGATAAAGAGGTCGTTAACAAAGACGctgaagaattcttggcattaatcaagaaaagtgattatagagtggtggaCCAGTTACACCAAACTCCGTCCAAAATATCACTCCTCTCGCTGCTAGTACATTCGGAAAAACACCGAGAtgccttgatgaaaatcctgaatgcTGCCCACGTAACTAAAGACATCACTGTAAATCAAtttgatggaatggtggctaatctcacCGCTGGGGCATGTTTAAGCTTCAATGATCATGAGCTACCCCCACAAGGGAAAgagcacaacaaagccttacatatctccatacaatgtggaAAAGCTCATCTATCCAGATTTCTGATTGACACAGGGTCGTCACTAAACGTGATCAATTTCAGGccagatctatttcgacctcttccatgctgtatgaatcttcgaaagattcTCCGTCAACGTCTTCAGCTTCAATGTATGTTACCCTTTCCTTCTTGa